One genomic window of Canis lupus baileyi chromosome 24, mCanLup2.hap1, whole genome shotgun sequence includes the following:
- the ADAM29 gene encoding disintegrin and metalloproteinase domain-containing protein 29: MTLTKALLYMRIIPLLPWLGVFLSFCEYPQAEDPQYQNTPEVVIPLKIPDTSRGMKPSGWLSYSLRFGGRRHIVHMKAKKYLLSRHLPVFTYTDQGALLEDQPFVPKDCYYHGYVEGDPESLVSLSSCSGGFQGLLQINDFAYEIKPMTFSTKFEHLVYKMDSEKTQISGMNSDFMQEETVSQLESQKMNNSTQKQSAYSSWWVHMYIMELAVVVDHSLYVHIKKNISKFNEDLYAMVNIVDSIYDGMGLKLSLFGLEFWTERNYVQVNDAHRSLRYFCVWKNSNFGLRLQHDTVHLFINQTVRGMSGLGYRNGMCQPLQSCAIITTTNKTLNKIAIAIAHHLGHNLGMTHDDAFCKCGHPKCIMHVSNPPVTAFSNCSYSYFWSYSLQFAQCLFYKTHPKDIFSKKRCGDGIVEADEECDCGSLQSCSTDACCLTNCTLTYGSICAFGLCCKDCQLLPPGIMCRKEVSECDLPEWCDGRSPFCPKDVYVEDGIPCNESAYCYEKKCNNRNDQCKQIFGEDAISASPSCYNSMNTRGDRFGNCGILKSTYIKCNVSDSQCGRIQCDKVTQMPLLRDHSTVIHTHFNNVICWGIDYHFGMTIPDLGEVKDGTECGPEHICMNRKCVHLSGLDSNCTPKFCNMRGICNNKHHCHCNSFWDPPNCLIRGNGGSIDSGPPPKREKIKKKYLLIASLFWLLLLLCCLLCLCIRRKKKEVPAQPDKQPQMVPPPPAKPEKKVPPPPPKPQKMIPPSPAKPPQKAPTQPAKPPQKAPTQPAKPQKKAPTQPAKPQQKPSAQFSKSQQQLSAQTSKSQQQLSAQSSKSQQKLSAQPLKSQQKLSAQPSKSQQKLSAQPSKSQQTLKSQSSVTVGPSGKQRPSVTKNVPK, from the coding sequence ATGACTCTGACTAAAGCTCTGCTGTACATGAGGATCATACCCCTGCTACCCTGGCTTGGGGTATTTCTGTCCTTTTGTGAATACCCCCAGGCTGAAGACCCCCAATATCAGAATACCCCAGAAGTAGTGATTCCTTTGAAGATACCTGACACCAGCAGAGGCATGAAGCCTTCTGGCTGGCTCTCTTACAGCCTGCGTTTTGGGGGCAGGAGACACATTGTCCACATGAAGGCCAAGAAGTATTTGCTGTCTAGACACCTCCCAGTGTTCACCTACACAGACCAAGGTGCTCTCCTCGAGGACCAACCCTTTGTTCCAAAGGACTGCTACTACCACGGTTATGTGGAGGGGGACCCAGAATCCCTGGTTTCTCTCAGTTCCTGTTCTGGTGGCTTTCAAGGATTGTTACAGATAAATGACTTTGCTTATGAAATTAAGCCCATGACTTTTTCTACTAAATTTGAACATCTGGTGTATAAAATGGATAGTGAGAAGACTCAAATTTCAGGCATGAACTCTGATTTTATGCAAGAGGAAACTGTATCCCAACTGGAGTCTCAAAAGATGAATAATTCTACTCAGAAGCAAAGTGCTTATTCCAGCTGGTGGGTCCATATGTATATTATGGAATTAGCAGTGGTGGTGGACCACAGTCTATATGttcatataaaaaagaatatttcaaagtttAATGAGGACCTATATGCTATGGTAAATATAGTGGATTCCATTTATGATGGAATGGGTCTTAAACTGTCATTGTTTGGTTTGGAGTTCTGGACTGAAAGAAACTATGTTCAAGTAAATGATGCACATAGATCTCTGAGATATTTCTGCGTttggaaaaatagtaactttggTTTGCGCCTGCAACATGATACTGTACATCTTTTTATAAATCAAACAGTACGAGGAATGAGTGGTTTAGGTTATCGTAATGGAATGTGTCAGCCATTGCAAAGTTGTGCAATTATTACTACTACAAATAAAACCTTGAACAAGATTGCAATTGCAATAGCTCATCATCTTGGCCATAATCTGGGTATGACTCATGATGATGCCTTTTGTAAGTGTGGACATCCTAAATGTATAATGCATGTTTCAAACCCACCAGTAACTGCATTTAGCAATTGTAGTTATTCTTATTTTTGGTCATATAGTTTACAGTTTGCACAATGTTTGTTCTACAAGACACATCCAAAGGACATATTTTCAAAGAAGCGTTGTGGGGATGGTATTGTTGAAGCAGATGAGGAGTGTGACTGTGGATCTTTACAGAGTTGTTCAACAGATGCCTGCTGTCTGACAAACTGCACTCTGACCTATGGGTCTATTTGTGCTTTTGGGCTTTGTTGCAAAGACTGCCAGTTATTACCACCAGGAATAATGTGTAGAAAAGAGGTCAGTGAATGTGATCTTCCAGAGTGGTGCGATGGAAGATCCCCATTTTGCCCAAAGGATGTATATGTGGAGGATGGAATTCCCTGTAATGAAAGTGCCTATTGCTATGAAAAGAAATGTAACAACCGCAATGATCAGTGTAAGCAGATTTTTGGCGAAGATGCAATAAGTGCAAGTCCTAGTTGCTACAATAGCATGAACACTCGTGGGGACCGTTTTGGGAACTGCGGCATCCTCAAgtctacatatataaaatgtaatgtcTCAGACAGCCAGTGTGGGAGAATTCAGTGTGATAAAGTGACACAAATGCCCCTTTTGAGAGACCATTCCACCGTGATTCATACTCACTTCAATAATGTCATCTGCTGGGGTATCGACTACCACTTCGGGATGACCATACCTGATCTTGGAGAAGTGAAAGATGGCACAGAGTGTGGCCCAGAACATATCTGCATGAACAGGAAGTGTGTCCATTTATCTGGCTTGGATAGTAATTGTACGCCTAAATTCTGTAACATGAGGGGCATTTGCAACAATAAACATCACTGCCATTGCAACTCTTTCTGGGACCCACCCAACTGCCTCATTAGGGGCAATGGAGGTAGTATTGATAGTGGCCCACCCCctaagagagaaaagataaagaagaagtaCTTGTTAATAGCCTCACTTTTTTGGTTGCTTCTTTTATTATGTTGTCTTCTTTGTCTTTgtataaggagaaagaaaaaagaagttccGGCTCAACCTGATAAACAACCGCAAATGGTTCCACCTCCACCTGCAAAGCCAGAGAAAAAagtcccacctccacccccaaagCCACAGAAAATGATTCCACCTTCACCTGCAAAACCTCCACAAAAGGCTCCTACTCAGCCTGCCAAGCCACCGCAAAAGGCTCCGACTCAACCTGCAAAGCCACAGAAAAAAGCTCCGACTCAGCCTGCAAAGCCACAGCAAAAGCCTTCAGCTCAGTTTTCAAAATCACAGCAACAGCTTTCAGCTCAGACTTCAAAATCACAGCAACAGCTTTCAGCTCAGTCttcaaaatcacagcaaaagcTTTCAGCTCAGCCTTTAAAATCACAGCAAAAGCTTTCAGCTCAGCCttcaaaatcacagcaaaagcTTTCAGCTCAGCCTTCAAAATCACAGCAAACTCTTAAGAGTCAATCTAGCGTAACAGTTGGCCCAAGTGGGAAACAAAGGCCATCAGTCACAAAGAATGTACCCAAATAA